The Lactuca sativa cultivar Salinas chromosome 2, Lsat_Salinas_v11, whole genome shotgun sequence genome includes a window with the following:
- the LOC111888647 gene encoding uncharacterized protein LOC111888647 yields the protein MGSASNSKKEVIRLEREAVIPILKPRLIMTLANLIEHSSDRAEFLKLCKRVEYTIRAWYLLQFEDLMQLYSLFDPVQGARKLEQQNLSSQEIDVLEQNFLSYMFKVMEKSNFKICTNEEIDVAQSGQYLLNLPITVDESKIDKDLLKRYFAEHHHDNLPDFADKYVIFRRGIGLDKTTDYFIMEKVDMIISRLWGWIMRITRIEKLFSKKPSARVMNDQKKDDEITNDQYPDDMYVERVRIENLNISLRSLMSKITIQEPTFDRIIVVYRQASTKGEKERGIHVKHFKNIPMADMELVLPEKKNPSLTPMDWVKFLISAVVGLVAVVGSIETPQADFWVMFAILSAVVGYCAKIYFTFQANMVAYQSLITQSMYDKQLDSGKGTLLHLCDDVIQQEVKEVIISFFILMEQGKATLEDLDLQCEELIKEEFGATCNFDVDDAVHKLERMGIVARDSIGRYYCVGLKRANEIIGTTTEELVLKARQENGAS from the exons ATGGGTAGCGCTAGTAACAGTAAGAAGGAAGTGATTCGATTGGAGCGTGAAGCGGTTATCCCAATTTTGAAGCCCAGACTCATCATGACTTTGGCTAATCTTATTG AGCACAGTTCTGATCGGGCAGAGTTTTTGAAGCTTTGCAAGAGAGTTGAGTACACCATTCGAGCATGGTATCTTCTTCAGTTTGAAGATCTCATG CAATTATATTCCCTCTTTGATCCTGTCCAAGGGGCACGAAAGTTGGAGCAGCAGAACCTATCATCACAAGAAATTGATGTTCTTGAACAGAATTTTCTGTCATATATGTTTAAGGTGATGGAGAAGAGTAATTTCAAGATCTGCACTAATGAGGAGATTGATGTTGCACAATCTGGGCAGTATCTTTTAAACCTTCCTATCACAGTGGATGAATCAAAG ATTGATAAAGATCTTCTGAAGCGGTACTTTGCAGAACATCACCATGATAACCTACCCGACTTTGCTGACAAG TATGTGATATTCCGGAGAGGCATTGGACTTGATAAGACTACTGACTACTTTATCATGGAGAAAGTGGACATGATTATCTCCCGTTTATGGGGATGGATTATGAGAATAACAAG GATAGAAAAGCTTTTTTCTAAAAAACCCAGTGCACGAGTTATGAATGATCAAAAGAAAGATGATGAAATTACAAATGACCAATATCCAGATGATATGTATGTTGAAAGGGTCCGGATTGAGAACTTAAATATCAGTTTACGGAGTTTGATGAGTAAGATCACAATACAAGAACCTACATTTGATAGAATCATTGTCGTTTACAG ACAAGCAAGCACCAAAGGAGAAAAGGAAAGGGGAATCCATGTGAAGCATTTCAAAAACATCCCAATGGCAGATATGGAATTAGTCCTA CCGGAAAAGAAGAATCCTAGTTTGACCCCTATGGACTGGGTGAAATTCCTCATATCTGCTGTTGTTGGGCTG gTAGCTGTTGTAGGTTCAATTGAGACTCCTCAAGCTGACTTTTGGGTCATGTTTGCCATTCTCTCTGCAGTTGTTGGTTACTGTGCTAAAATATACTTCAC GTTTCAAGCAAACATGGTTGCATATCAGAGCCTAATTacacaatccatgtatgacaaacaACTGGATAGTGGAAAAGGCACTCTTCTTCATTTGTGTGATGATGTGATTCAACAAGAA GTAAAGGAGGTGATAATTTCTTTCTTTATATTGATGGAACAAGGAAAAGCAACTTTAGAG GATCTTGATTTACAATGTGAGGAACTAATTAAAGAGGAGTTTGGTGCAACCTGCAACTTTGATGTGGATGATGCAGTCCACAAGTTGGAAAGAATGGGCATTGTTGCTAGG GATTCAATTGGAAGGTATTACTGTGTTGGGTTAAAACGTGCAAATGAGATCATTGGCACAACCACAGAAGAGCTTGTACTAAAGGCCAGACAGGAGAATGGTGCTTCATGA